TGAAATTTACTGCTTTGTTTCTTAGCTGATCATGATTTATTACCCTTTTATATTGATATTAGTGGTTTTTATCAATTAAACTCGCTGCGACTTTTAAAAGAAGGTAGAATGCGCCTTCAATTTTATAGAGAGTGAAAAAATGGTTACCTCATCAGATATGTTCAGTGATATTCGCCCTTATAATGACGATGAAATTCAAGCTGCTATTCAGCGTGTTATAAATGACAATGAGTTTCTTGATGCGATAATTAGTTTTCGTTTTGCTAACCTAGCAAAATTTTTTGGCTTTTTGTTAAAGCCTCTTTTAAAGCGCTATATTTCCTATAAATGGGGCGCTATTAATAGTATTGATGAGTTACAACGAATCGTTGGTGTCTATGTACAGCATATGATTGATTCCACAACGACTCAATTTACCTATTCAGGTTTAGAGCATTTAGATCCAAGCAAAAATTACCTTTTTGTCTCAAATCATCGCGATATTGCAATGGATCCTTGTTTTGTTAATTGGGCGCTATTTACTGAAAATTTCAAAACTGTGCGTATCGCCATTGGTGATAATCTCTTAAAAAAATCCTATGTCTCAGATATTATGCGCATGAATAAAAGCTTTATTGTTAAGCGCTCTGTCTCGGGTGTACGAGAAATGATGAAATCACTATCACATTTATCGGCTTATATTTTTAGCTCATTACAAGAAGAGAGTAGCATTTGGATTGCGCAGCGTGAAGGGCGTGCGAAAGATGGTTTTGATAAAACAGAGCCCGCCATTGTGAAAATGTTTTATGTAAATGGCAAGAAAAGCGGTATTACTTTTACTGACTATATTAAACAACTAAATATTGTTCCCGTTGCTGTATCCTATGAATATGACCCCTGTGATCAACAAAAAGCGCAAGAATTGCACGATAAATCCGTCAAGGGCGAGTATCAAAAAACACAATTTGAGGACATAGAAAGTATTGTTCGTGGTATTGTCGGCAAAAAGGGGCGAGTGCATGTTGCCTTTGGTAAACCGTTAAGTGGGGATTTTAACGATGCGGATCAAGTAGCAGAAGCGATAGATACGCAAATATATCAAAATTATTACCTACATCCTTCGAATTATATTGCAGCCGATGATGAATTACAGGCTGTTACTGCGGAAGATAGAGAGGCATTTGCAAAACATATGGCGTTGATCAAGCCTGAGCTGCACGATATAGTTTTAAAGATGTATGCAAACCCTGTTTATAACCATATCGCATAATAAACAGACTAATTCGCCACTACTTTAATTTGTTATGCACATAATTTTTTTAAAATTATGTGCATTTTTTGTCATATAAGCATTTTATCTTCATGAAACTAAAGTGATCTTTTTTATGTAAATATGACAGTTTATATTTTTATTTAAACTACTAACAGAGTTATCCACAACTGCCCTGTGTTGAAAGTGAATAGCCACTCACCTTTGATTGACTCGCTAATCTTATTTATTTGCCAAATTTTCTCTCTTATTCAGGCCCGAATCGGTATAATCATTCTCTATTTTTTAAATATTGGTAATAAGCGAATGGTTACTATCCCTGAAAACCCTTTTGTACTTGTCGATGGTTCATCTTATCTTTATCGTGCTTTTTATGCGCCTCCACATCTAACCAACTCCGCTGGTGAACCAACAGGTGCGGTTTATGGCGTTGTTAATATGTTGAAAAGTCTCTTAAAGCAATTTTCACCTAGCCATATCGTGGTCGTTTTTGATGCCAAGGGAAAAACCTTTCGTGATGACCTTTATGCAGAATATAAAGCACAGCGCCCCAGTATGCCCGATGATTTACGCTGTCAAATTGAACCTTTGCACAATGTTATTAAAGCGATGGGATTGCCTATTTTAATTGTGCCGGGTGTTGAAGCCGACGACGTTATCGGTACTTTGTCTCGTCAAGCAAGTGCGCAGGGTATTCCGACCGTCATTAGCACGGGTGATAAGGATATGGCGCAACTGGTTGATGAGCATACCTTTCTTATTAATACCATGACTGATACTGTGCTCGATATTCAAGGCGTTAATGATAAATTTGGCATCCCACCTGAGCTGATTATCGATTACTTAGCCTTAATGGGCGATAAAGTTGATAACATCCCTGGTGTGCCAGGTGTTGGCGAAAAGACCGCTCTAGCGATGTTGCAGGGAATCGGTTCATTGAATGATATCTATAATGACCTTGATAAACTAGCGCCACTTGGCTTCCGTGGTAGTAAAACCATGGCAAAAAAAATGCAAGATAATGAAGAGATGGCTCGCCTCTCTTATCAATTAGCAACCATCAAAACAGATGTGGAATTAGCCGTCGCTTATGATGATTTTAAACCGCAAGCGCAAGATACTGATGAATTAGTTAAATTATTCGGTGCGCTTGAATTTAAGCGTTGGTTATCGTCTTTACTAGATGGCGAACAGGTGGTTAGCAAAGCAACATCTTCTGGTGCTGCGATAGCGATAGATGATATGGCAAAACCCGCTTCAGTTATCGATACAACGTGCTATCAAACTATTTATACTAAAGGGCAACTGAGCCAATGGCTTAAAAAGCTTGAGCAGGCTGATCTATTTGCATTTGATACAGAAACAACCAGTTTGGATTATATGCAAGCACGGGTTGTGGGATTATCTTTTGCTGTGCAAACAAATGTAGGTAGTGCAGAGCCTGCTATTATTGAAGCGGCTTACTTACCGCTTGCACATGATTATATCGATGCCCCTAAGCAATTAGATTTTGAGGAGACACTCGCACAGTTAACGCCTTTATTAGAAAGTGAGAGCCACCATAAAGTCGGGCAAAACTTAAAATATGATCGTAGTGTGTTACTTAATCATGGTATTGAATTAAAAGGGATAAAATTTGATACAATGCTGGAATCCTATGTCGTAGACAGTACGGGTAAGCATGATATGGACAGCTTAGCGCTTAAATATCTTGGGCACAAATGCATTGCATTTGAAGATATAGCAGGTAAGGGCAAAAACCAATTAACCTTTAATCAAATCAGCATTAAAGAAGCAGCCCCTTATGCCGCTGAAGATGCCGATATTACGCTACGTCTGCACCTCGATTTAATCGCACGTTTGCAAGAGACGCCGGCATTATTAAACGTATTCACGAATATTGAATTACCCTTACTCACCGTATTATCCGAAATTGAGCGTGGTGGTGTTGAAATTGATAGTGAATTGCTGGGTAAACAGAGTATTGAAATCGCTGAGCGCTTATTAGAGCTGGAATCTGCCGCCTATGAAGAGGCTGGCAAACCCTTTAATCTAAGCTCTCCTAAGCAGTTACAAACAATATTATTTGATGAACTTAACTTACCTGTCTTAAAGAAAACACCTAAAGGTGCACCTTCCACCGCAGAAGAAGTACTTCAAGAGTTGGCGCTTACTTACGCATTACCAAAAATCATTATTGAGCACCGTGGGTTGAGTAAATTGAAATCAACTTATACGGATAAACTCCCTAAAATGGTAAATCCGCAGACGGGACGGGTACACACATCCTATCATCAGGCGGTGACTGTCACCGGACGTTTATCTTCAAGCGATCCAAATTTACAGAATATTCCGATCCGCAGCGCAGAAGGGCGTCGAATTCGCCAAGCTTTTATCGCGCAGAATGGCTATAAAATAGTTGCTGCCGATTACAGTCAAATTGAATTACGTATTATGGCTCATCTTTCTCAAGATAAAGGTTTACTTGATGCGTTCTCAACGGGCAAAGATATTCATAAAGCGACGGCATCGGAAGTGTTTTCCATTCCACTTGATGAAGTTTCAACGGAACAACGTCGAAGTGCAAAGGCGATTAACTTTGGGCTTATTTATGGTATGAGTGCTTTTGGTCTTGCCAAACAGCTAAATATCGGTCGTCAAGAAGCACAAAAGTATATGGATCTTTATTTTGCCCGTTACCCTGGTGTGCTTACCTATATGGAAGATACGCGCGCCTTGGCCAACGATAAAGGTTATGTAGAAACAATTTTGGGACGTCGCTTACAATTGCCAAATATTAAATCCGTTAATGGTATGTTGAAAAAAGCAGCTGAGCGAGCAGCCATTAATGCCCCTATGCAAGGCACTGCAGCTGACATTATTAAAAAAGCAATGATTGATATGGCTGCTTGGGTGAAACAACAAGAAAAAGGAAGTATTCAGTTACTTATGCAAGTTCACGATGAATTAGTATTTGTGGTAAAGGAAGAGTTTGTTGATCTTTATAAAGGAGAAATCCAAAGCATCATGGCAAAGGCTGCTGAATTAGATGTGCCACTGATTGCTGATGTTGGCGTGGGGAATAATTGG
This window of the Psychromonas sp. MME1 genome carries:
- a CDS encoding 1-acyl-sn-glycerol-3-phosphate acyltransferase, encoding MVTSSDMFSDIRPYNDDEIQAAIQRVINDNEFLDAIISFRFANLAKFFGFLLKPLLKRYISYKWGAINSIDELQRIVGVYVQHMIDSTTTQFTYSGLEHLDPSKNYLFVSNHRDIAMDPCFVNWALFTENFKTVRIAIGDNLLKKSYVSDIMRMNKSFIVKRSVSGVREMMKSLSHLSAYIFSSLQEESSIWIAQREGRAKDGFDKTEPAIVKMFYVNGKKSGITFTDYIKQLNIVPVAVSYEYDPCDQQKAQELHDKSVKGEYQKTQFEDIESIVRGIVGKKGRVHVAFGKPLSGDFNDADQVAEAIDTQIYQNYYLHPSNYIAADDELQAVTAEDREAFAKHMALIKPELHDIVLKMYANPVYNHIA
- the polA gene encoding DNA polymerase I yields the protein MVTIPENPFVLVDGSSYLYRAFYAPPHLTNSAGEPTGAVYGVVNMLKSLLKQFSPSHIVVVFDAKGKTFRDDLYAEYKAQRPSMPDDLRCQIEPLHNVIKAMGLPILIVPGVEADDVIGTLSRQASAQGIPTVISTGDKDMAQLVDEHTFLINTMTDTVLDIQGVNDKFGIPPELIIDYLALMGDKVDNIPGVPGVGEKTALAMLQGIGSLNDIYNDLDKLAPLGFRGSKTMAKKMQDNEEMARLSYQLATIKTDVELAVAYDDFKPQAQDTDELVKLFGALEFKRWLSSLLDGEQVVSKATSSGAAIAIDDMAKPASVIDTTCYQTIYTKGQLSQWLKKLEQADLFAFDTETTSLDYMQARVVGLSFAVQTNVGSAEPAIIEAAYLPLAHDYIDAPKQLDFEETLAQLTPLLESESHHKVGQNLKYDRSVLLNHGIELKGIKFDTMLESYVVDSTGKHDMDSLALKYLGHKCIAFEDIAGKGKNQLTFNQISIKEAAPYAAEDADITLRLHLDLIARLQETPALLNVFTNIELPLLTVLSEIERGGVEIDSELLGKQSIEIAERLLELESAAYEEAGKPFNLSSPKQLQTILFDELNLPVLKKTPKGAPSTAEEVLQELALTYALPKIIIEHRGLSKLKSTYTDKLPKMVNPQTGRVHTSYHQAVTVTGRLSSSDPNLQNIPIRSAEGRRIRQAFIAQNGYKIVAADYSQIELRIMAHLSQDKGLLDAFSTGKDIHKATASEVFSIPLDEVSTEQRRSAKAINFGLIYGMSAFGLAKQLNIGRQEAQKYMDLYFARYPGVLTYMEDTRALANDKGYVETILGRRLQLPNIKSVNGMLKKAAERAAINAPMQGTAADIIKKAMIDMAAWVKQQEKGSIQLLMQVHDELVFVVKEEFVDLYKGEIQSIMAKAAELDVPLIADVGVGNNWDEAH